In Phaseolus vulgaris cultivar G19833 chromosome 10, P. vulgaris v2.0, whole genome shotgun sequence, a single genomic region encodes these proteins:
- the LOC137818062 gene encoding uncharacterized protein encodes METNIKSSKDPTQNPSSSQDPTQNPSSSYYLHPRENLGTVLINLQLDCNNYHPWSRTIYASCSSFKEQAQSVVYIEDARELWEDLRECFSNGDLFRISDLLQDINSMRQGEQTVTEFYIDLKILWEELEALQPTPDCECKIKCNCDIKYIQSQSRKLEDVSRSSGRSQGRGKNKYQNNGKQCTHCHRLNHTVDECYFKYGFPPWDKKKGKRNERITNSVVIDRNMKGEKE; translated from the exons ATGGAGACTAACATTAAAAGTAGTAAAGATCCCACTCAGAATCCAAGCAGTAGTCAAGATCCCACTCAGAATCCAAGTAGTTCTTACTATCTGCATCCTAGAGAAAATCTAGGAACGGTTTTAATCAATCTTCAGCTTGATTGTAACAATTATCATCCATGGAGTAGGACTATATATGCGTCGTGCTCTTCTTTCAAAGAACAAGCACAA AGTGTGGTTTACATAGAGGATGCGAGGGAACTCTGGGAAGATTTACGTGAATGTTTTTCAAATGGAGATCTTTTCAGAATTTCAGATCTTCTTCAAGACATAAATTCCATGAGGCAAGGTGAACAGACAGTAACTGAATTCTATATTGATTTGAAGATCTTATGGGAAGAGCTTGAAGCACTACAACCAACTCCTGATTGTGAGTGCAAGATTAAATGCAATTGTGACATTAAGTACATCCAGAG CCAATCAAGGAAACTAGAAGACGTTTCACGAAGCAGTGGTAGATCTCAAGGAAGAGGAAAAAACAAGTATCAAAACAATGGTAAGCAGTGTACACATTGTCACAGATTGAACCATACAGTAGATGAATGCTACTTCAAGTATGGGTTTCCTCCTTGGGATAAAAAGAAAGGCAAAAGAAATGAAAGAATTACAAACAGTGTTGTGATTGATAGGAATATGAAAGGTGAAAAAGAGTAA